A genomic window from Fulvitalea axinellae includes:
- the phnW gene encoding 2-aminoethylphosphonate--pyruvate transaminase, with amino-acid sequence MDNPYLLLTPGPLSTTPSVKRTMLRDWCTWDDDYNVIVQRIRHKLESLASTEGDYTSVLMQGSGTFSVESVIGSVIPPEGALAVIANGAYGKRISEIAKYLNISHYELSLSETEKPSVKKFEALLNRYKNITHVAMVHCETTTGMLNDIRPLAEVAKRHGKKVIVDAMSSFGGIPMDMREWQIDFLISSANKCIQGVPGFGFVIADRRELENCEGYARSLSLDLYSQWQTMEEKAGKWRFTSPTHVVRAFAKALEELEEEGGVQQRHKRYRKNQKSLVAGMSTLGFEPLLPKTTHSPVITAFRYPEAQEFTFEEFYQRLKEKGFVIYPGKVSDAPTFRIGTIGDVFPEDIDRLLEAVRQSMYWENEAKASLKN; translated from the coding sequence ATTGACAATCCTTATTTGTTGCTAACTCCGGGCCCCTTAAGCACGACGCCCAGTGTCAAAAGAACCATGCTAAGGGACTGGTGTACTTGGGATGATGATTACAATGTTATTGTACAGCGTATTCGTCATAAATTAGAATCATTAGCTTCAACAGAAGGTGACTACACTTCAGTGCTTATGCAAGGTAGCGGGACGTTCAGCGTAGAGTCCGTAATTGGATCCGTAATCCCGCCTGAGGGCGCATTGGCCGTAATCGCTAACGGAGCTTACGGAAAGCGTATTTCCGAAATTGCAAAATATTTGAATATTAGTCACTATGAACTTTCTCTTTCAGAGACTGAAAAGCCATCGGTAAAGAAGTTCGAAGCGTTATTGAACCGTTACAAGAACATTACGCATGTGGCGATGGTCCACTGCGAAACTACGACGGGAATGCTTAACGATATCCGCCCTTTGGCGGAAGTCGCCAAACGCCACGGAAAAAAAGTGATAGTGGATGCCATGAGCAGTTTCGGGGGCATACCAATGGATATGCGAGAATGGCAAATCGATTTTTTGATTAGTTCGGCCAACAAGTGCATTCAGGGTGTTCCGGGTTTCGGTTTTGTGATTGCCGATAGGCGGGAACTTGAAAATTGCGAGGGATACGCCCGCTCTCTGTCGCTGGATCTCTATTCGCAATGGCAGACCATGGAAGAAAAGGCCGGAAAATGGCGTTTCACGTCTCCTACTCATGTCGTTCGGGCATTTGCGAAAGCACTTGAAGAGCTGGAAGAGGAGGGAGGCGTACAGCAAAGGCATAAGCGGTACCGGAAAAACCAGAAGAGTCTGGTAGCGGGCATGAGTACGCTGGGTTTCGAGCCTCTTTTGCCAAAAACTACTCATTCCCCAGTAATCACCGCTTTCCGATATCCGGAGGCCCAAGAATTTACCTTCGAAGAATTTTATCAACGTCTAAAGGAGAAAGGCTTCGTCATATATCCCGGAAAAGTATCCGACGCCCCGACCTTCAGAATCGGGACAATAGGAGATGTTTTTCCCGAAGATATAGACCGGCTTCTGGAGGCCGTACGACAAAGCATGTATTGGGAAAACGAAGCAAAAGCAAGTCTAAAAAACTAA